Part of the Paeniglutamicibacter sulfureus genome, GCGCAGGTACTGCTTGGAGATGCGGCGGATCGAGGACGGCATGGTGGCCGAGAACAGCACCACCTGCTTCTCTTCCGGGGTGGCCTCGAGGATCTTGTCGACCTCTTCGGCGAAGCCCATGCGCAGCATCTCGTCGGCCTCGTCGAGCACGACGTACTGCAGGTCCGAGAGGTCCAGGGAACCCTTGTTGATGTGGTCGATGACGCGGCCCGGGGTGCCGACGACAACCTGGGCGCCGCGGCGCAGGCCTGCAAGCTGCGGGCCGTAGGCGGATCCGCCGTACACGGGCAGGACGGTGAAGTCGCCCATGTGCTTGGCGTAGGAGGTGAAGGCCTCGGCGACCTGGAGCGCGAGCTCGCGGGTCGGGGCCAGGACCAGGACCTGGGTGTTGCGGGCGGTGCCGTTGAGGTCGGCCAGTTCGGCCATCTTCGACAGGGCCGGAAGGGCGAACGCGGCGGTCTTGCCGGTGCCGGTCTGGGCAACGCCGACGACGTCGCGGCCTTCGAGCAGCAGCGGGATGGTGGCTGCCTGGATCGGGGAAGGCTTTTCGTAGCCCAGGTCGGAGACGGCGGCGAGAACGCGGCCGTCAAGACCCAGGTCGGTGAAGAGAATCGAATCTTCTTCGGTCTTGGCTTCGGCGGTGGGCTGGTTTTCGGACATGTCGGTAGACACGGAGAATTACCTCATTCATAGGGGCGGAATAGACCCCGTATCAACGAGGTTCCGCAGCACAATCGGACGCAATCACTTTGGTCCGGCGACTCCCCTATGAAAGCAACAACCCGCAAGTATTTGGCGGGCTCACACACGACGAGCTTCTGCCTCAAGAATTGGGCAGAATGCGAGGGAAGCCGGATACAGTGAACTCCCTAATACTATCGTCCCTCGCGCAACTTGGGGGACTTGAGCCCGGTGAGGTTGCGCACACGGGCCTTCCCTGCCGGTCGATGATGTGCCTGGCATGGCCCCCTTTCGGCTCCGCCGGTCACTGCCCCGGTTCTCTCCGCGGCAGTGCGCGCAGGACCTTGGCAGGTAGCTGGCTGCCGCTGGCCTGTTGGTGTTCCAACAGCCGCCGGGCCTGTTCCAGGGTGGGCCCGACGAAGATGTCGCGCACCCGCACCCCGTGTTCCGGACGCGAGATCACCGCGATGCCGTCCCCGGCGGCGATCTTCCCGGTCCTGACCACCTTCAGGAAACAGCCGACGTCGCCGCGATCGGTGAACCGGCGCACCCAATTCTCCTCCCCCAGGTGCCGGGCGAATGTCGAGCAGGGAATCCGCGGGCTGGTCACTTCCAGCACCACGGCCTTGCCGATGGCCCAGCGCTCCCCCACCACCGCGTCGGTGGTGTCGATCCCCGAGACCCGCAGGTTCTCACCGAACAGGCCCGCGGGGATGTCCCGGCCCAGCTCGCCGCCCCAGCGTTCGGCCTCGGTGCGCGAGTAGGCGTAGACCGCCTGGTCATGGCCGCCGTGGTGTTCGCGGTCCACCAGCACATCCGCATACAGGCCCATCTTGCGCACCTTGACCGGGCCGTCGATCGGGCGCTTGTCGATGGCGGTGGTGCCCACCGGCCCGGCATCTGACTTCAGGGCATGGACAACGCACACCGCCTCAAGCGTGCCGTGGGCAACGGGACCCGCTGCAAGGTCAGCGGATTCGGGGGAAACACTCATGGCATGAATCCTATAAGAAGTGCGGGAGATGGCCTTGTGGACCTTGCGCCGACCGGAAAGATGCGCGCCGCGAAATCCGCCGCGGGACAATCATCGGGTAACCTGCGGTGCATGGAGAAGCCTGAAAACCATTCCGTGGCCGCCGCGTGAAAAACACGAAACCCGTGCTCCCGCCCTCGTTGCGTGCCGCCCGCTGGTGGTGGAGCGCCGCGGCGATTTCCGCCCTGGCGTTCGCCGGCGGATTCTTCCTCAATGCCGCCACCCGCCCCGGGAACGAGGCCCCGGGCTTTTGGGGCGCGGGCATCGCCCTGGTGGGCCTGGGCCTGGTCATCGGATATTGCACGCTCCAGCTCTGGCGCGGGAAGCTGTCCGGCCGGATGTCGCTGATCTGGTGCGGGGTCATTGTGGGCATCCCGCTGCTGACCCGCGGGGTGCGCGTGGGGATCTTCGGCGCGCTGCTGCTGGTGGGCGTGGCCCTGCTCTTCAGCCCGGGCACGGTCAAGTACTTTGCCCCGCAGTCCAAGGCAGCCCGCGCGCAGCGCAAGGCCGAACGCCAGCGCCGCAAGCGGGAAAACGCCGGCTGACAACACGCGGGTGGGCGCCCGGCATATGAGGCGGCGGCAAACCATGGAAGAGTGCCATCATGAGTACCTTTGCCATCGCCAATGCATTCATCGTGCCCATCACCGGGGAGAAATTCACCGGCACCCTTCTGGTCAAGGACGGGCTGATCGCCGCCCTGGGTCCCGACCTGCAGGTCCCCGGGGACACCCCGGTCTTTGATGCCGAGGGCGCGTGGCTGCTGCCCGGCTTCATCGACGCGCATGTGCACCTGGGCATGCATCCAGAGGGCGAGCACGAGGCGGGGTCCGACGTGAACGAGATGACGGACCCGAACATGGCCGCGGTGCGGGCCATCGACGCCATCGACCCCTTCGACCCGGGCTTCGACGACGCGTTGGCCGGCGGGGTGACCACCGTGAACGTGAATCCCGGATCCGGGAACCCGATCGGCGGGCAGACCGTGGCGATCCACACGCACGGGCGCTACGTGGATGAGATGGTGCTGCGGGCCCCCAGCGGCATCAAGTCGGCCCTGGGTGAGAACCCCAAGCGCGTTCACGGCGCCAAGGACAAGACCCCCTCGACCCGGTTGGGCAACGCCATGGTGATCCGCCAGGCGTTCATCGAGGCACAGAACTACCTGGCCGCCAACGACCCGGCCAAGCGCGACGCAAAGCTGGAGGCCCTGGGGATGGTGCTGCGCCGCGAGATCCCGTGGCGCCAGCACTGCCACCGCGCGGACGACGTGGCCACCGCCCTGCGCCTGGCCGCGGAGTTCGGCTACGACCTGGTCCTTGACCACGGCACCGAGGCCCACGTGATCGCCGACGTGGTGGCCGGGCGCAAGGTGCCGGTGCTCATCGGCCCGCTGTTCACCACCAAGTCGAAGGTGGAGCTGCGCGGTCGCTCACTGGCCAACCCGCGGCGGCTGGCCGAGGCAGGGGTCGAGATCTCGATCATCACCGACCACCCGGTGGTCCCGATCAACTTCCTCATCCACCAGTGCACGCTGGCTGTAAAGGAGGGACTGGATGCGGACACCGCCCTGCGGGCAGTGACCCTGAACCCTGCCAAGGTGCTGGGCCTGGCCGGGAAGCTGGGCTCGCTCGAGGCCGGCAAGGACGCGGACCTGGTGCTGTGGAGCGGGGATCCGCTGGATGTCATGTCCCGGGCCGTGCGCGTGTGGATCGGCGGGAAACAGGTCATGGAGTACGACGCAGCCACCCGCACCCCGGTGGTGGCCTCCCGCAAGGTCGTGCCCGAGTAGGACCCAACAAAAACGGGCGGTGCCGCGGGGGAATCAATCCCTCCGCGGCACCGCCGGTCCCTTGTTGCCGTTCGGTTGCCGCCTAGAGCTTGGCGAAGGCCTGCTCAAGGTCGGCGATCAGGTCCTCGACGTCCTCAATGCCCACCGAGAGGCGCAGCAGGTTCACCGGAACCGCCAGCTCGGTGCCCTTCACCGAGGCGTGGGTCATTTCCGAGGGGTAGTTCATCAACGATTCGATGCCGCCCAGCGACTCGGCCAGGGTGAACACGCGGGTGGCCTCGGCCACGGTGCGTGCCGCGTCCTCGCCGCCGGTGAACTGCACCGAGACCATGCCGCCGAAGTCGCGCATCTGCGCCTTGGCCAGCTCGTGGCCCGGGTGGGTGGGCAGGCCCGGGTAGTGCACCGCCTGAACCTCGGGGCGCTTTTCCAGCCACAGGGCCACGGCCATCGCGTTTTCCGAGTGGGTGCGCATGCGCACGCCCAAAGTCTTCAGCCCGCGGGTGGTCAGGAACGCGTCCATCGGGCCGGAGACCGCGCCGACGGCGAACTGGATGAAGCCGATGGCCTCGGCCAGCACCGGGTCCTTGACCACGATGGCGCCGCCGACCACGTCGGAGTGCCCGCCGATGTACTTGGTGGTGGAGTGCACCACCACGTCGGCACCCAGGTCCAGCGGCTGCTGCAGGAACGGGGAGGCGAAGGTGTTGTCGACCACCAGCAGGGCGCCGGCGGCGTGGGTGATCTCCGCGATGGCCTTGATGTCGGAGATGCGCATCATCGGGTTCGACGGCGTCTCCACCCAGACCAGCTTGGTCTTGTTGGCGGCGATGGCAGCCTTCAGCGCCGCGTGGTCGGACATGTCCACCGGCGTGTTGCCGATGCCCCAGCCGCCCAGGACCTTGGAAATCAGCCGGTAGGTTCCGCCGTAGGCGTCGTTGCCCAGCACGATGTGGTCACCGGGTTCGGCCAGCGCGCGGATCAGCGAATCCTCGGCGGCCAGGCCGGAGGAGAAGGAGTAGGCGTGGGTGCCGTTTTCCAGCGCGGCGAGCTGCTCCTGCAGGGCGTCGCGGGTGGGGTTGCCGCCGCGGCCGTACTCGTAGCCCGCCCGCAGGTTCCCGATGCCGTCCTGGGCGTAGGTGGAGGAGAAGTGCAGCGGCGGGACCACTGCCCCGGTGCGCGGCTCGAATTCCTGCCCGGCATGCACGGCGCGGGTGTTGAATCCTTGGATGTTTTCAGTCATGTCTGGACGCAACTTTCTTAGTGGGTGAGGTAGGTCAGCAGGTCGTGCCGGGTGATGACCCCGACGGCCGCCCCGTCGTCGGTGACCAGCAGGGCGTCGTGCTCGGAGAGCCGTTCCTTGGCGCGGTCAATGGTTTCGTGGATGCCGATCAGCGGCAGCGCGGTGGTCACCAGCGGGCCCACCGGGTCGGTCAGGGAGATCTCGTTGCGGAACAGCTTCTCGGTCAGCGTGCGCTCGTCGATGTAGCCGCGCACCTCGCCCAGGCGGACCGGGGGCTCGGCCGAAAGCACCGGGAGTGCCGAGACGCCGTATTCGTTCATGACGCCGATGGCGTCGCGGACGGTTTCATTCAGGTGCGTGTGCACCAGGTCGGGCAGGTCGCCGGGCTTGGCGGAGAGCAGCTGGCCCACGGTGTCGGCGGAGTCGTCGCGCAGGAAGCCGTAGGAGCGCATCCAGGAGTCGTTGAAGATCTTGCCCAGGTAGCCGCGCCCGCCGTCGGGCAGGATCACCACGACGATGGCTTCGGCGGGGAGGTCCTTCGCCGCCTGCAGCGCCGCGACCACTGCCATGCCGGAAGAGCCGCCGACCAGCAGGCCCTCTTCCTTGGCCAGGCGGCGGGTCATGGCGAACGCGTCGGCGTCGGTCACCGCGATGATCTCGTCGGGCACCGCCGGGTCGTAGTTGCCCGGCCACATGTCCTCCCCGACGCCCTCGACGAAGTAGGGGCGGCCGGTGCCGCCGGAATAGACCGAGCCGTCCGGGTCCGCGCCGATGATCCTGACCGGGCCGGAGGCGCGGTCTGCGGAAACTTCCTTCAGGTAGCGGCCGGTGCCGGTGATGGTGCCGCCGGTGCCGGCGCTGATGACCACGTGGCTCAGCATGCCGTCGGTGTCGTTCCAGATTTCCGGGCCGGTGGTCTCGTAGTGGCTCTCCGGGGCGGCGGGGTTGGAGAACTGGTCGGGCTTGTACGCCCCGTCGATCTCGCGCACCAGGCGGTCCGAGACGCCGTAGTAGGACTCCGGGGAATCGGGGGCCACCGCGGTGGGGGTCACCACCACCTCGGCGCCATAGGCGCGCAGCACGTCGCGCTTTTCCTCGCCGACCTTGTCGGGGGTGACAAAGATGGTCTTGTAGCCCTTCAGCTGGCCGACCATGGCCAGTCCGACGCCGGTGTTGCCGCTGGTGGGCTCAACGATCGTTCCGCCCGGGAGCAACTTCCCGTCGGCCTCCGCGTTTTCCACCATTTTCAAGGCAATGCGGTCCTTGATGGACCCGCCGGGGTTCAGGTATTCGAGCTTGACGAGGATGGTTGCCTCGATGCCGTCCGTGACCGAATTGAGCTTGACCAGC contains:
- a CDS encoding amidohydrolase, with translation MSTFAIANAFIVPITGEKFTGTLLVKDGLIAALGPDLQVPGDTPVFDAEGAWLLPGFIDAHVHLGMHPEGEHEAGSDVNEMTDPNMAAVRAIDAIDPFDPGFDDALAGGVTTVNVNPGSGNPIGGQTVAIHTHGRYVDEMVLRAPSGIKSALGENPKRVHGAKDKTPSTRLGNAMVIRQAFIEAQNYLAANDPAKRDAKLEALGMVLRREIPWRQHCHRADDVATALRLAAEFGYDLVLDHGTEAHVIADVVAGRKVPVLIGPLFTTKSKVELRGRSLANPRRLAEAGVEISIITDHPVVPINFLIHQCTLAVKEGLDADTALRAVTLNPAKVLGLAGKLGSLEAGKDADLVLWSGDPLDVMSRAVRVWIGGKQVMEYDAATRTPVVASRKVVPE
- a CDS encoding cystathionine beta-synthase, with protein sequence MKYARTILDLIGNTPLVKLNSVTDGIEATILVKLEYLNPGGSIKDRIALKMVENAEADGKLLPGGTIVEPTSGNTGVGLAMVGQLKGYKTIFVTPDKVGEEKRDVLRAYGAEVVVTPTAVAPDSPESYYGVSDRLVREIDGAYKPDQFSNPAAPESHYETTGPEIWNDTDGMLSHVVISAGTGGTITGTGRYLKEVSADRASGPVRIIGADPDGSVYSGGTGRPYFVEGVGEDMWPGNYDPAVPDEIIAVTDADAFAMTRRLAKEEGLLVGGSSGMAVVAALQAAKDLPAEAIVVVILPDGGRGYLGKIFNDSWMRSYGFLRDDSADTVGQLLSAKPGDLPDLVHTHLNETVRDAIGVMNEYGVSALPVLSAEPPVRLGEVRGYIDERTLTEKLFRNEISLTDPVGPLVTTALPLIGIHETIDRAKERLSEHDALLVTDDGAAVGVITRHDLLTYLTH
- a CDS encoding MOSC domain-containing protein is translated as MSVSPESADLAAGPVAHGTLEAVCVVHALKSDAGPVGTTAIDKRPIDGPVKVRKMGLYADVLVDREHHGGHDQAVYAYSRTEAERWGGELGRDIPAGLFGENLRVSGIDTTDAVVGERWAIGKAVVLEVTSPRIPCSTFARHLGEENWVRRFTDRGDVGCFLKVVRTGKIAAGDGIAVISRPEHGVRVRDIFVGPTLEQARRLLEHQQASGSQLPAKVLRALPRREPGQ
- a CDS encoding cystathionine gamma-synthase; the encoded protein is MTENIQGFNTRAVHAGQEFEPRTGAVVPPLHFSSTYAQDGIGNLRAGYEYGRGGNPTRDALQEQLAALENGTHAYSFSSGLAAEDSLIRALAEPGDHIVLGNDAYGGTYRLISKVLGGWGIGNTPVDMSDHAALKAAIAANKTKLVWVETPSNPMMRISDIKAIAEITHAAGALLVVDNTFASPFLQQPLDLGADVVVHSTTKYIGGHSDVVGGAIVVKDPVLAEAIGFIQFAVGAVSGPMDAFLTTRGLKTLGVRMRTHSENAMAVALWLEKRPEVQAVHYPGLPTHPGHELAKAQMRDFGGMVSVQFTGGEDAARTVAEATRVFTLAESLGGIESLMNYPSEMTHASVKGTELAVPVNLLRLSVGIEDVEDLIADLEQAFAKL